The following are encoded together in the Nodosilinea sp. PGN35 genome:
- a CDS encoding DUF4278 domain-containing protein: MSLKYRGVDYEAATAQVPVSEEVIGRYRGAVATRHVAPQVKADHPQGLKYRGALVR; encoded by the coding sequence ATGTCCTTGAAATATCGCGGCGTTGATTACGAAGCAGCTACCGCTCAGGTGCCTGTGTCTGAGGAAGTTATTGGTCGCTATCGCGGTGCTGTTGCCACTCGGCACGTAGCGCCTCAGGTTAAGGCCGACCACCCCCAGGGGCTCAAGTACCGTGGAGCCTTGGTTCGCTAG
- a CDS encoding pseudouridine synthase translates to MAERLQKILSQYGVASRRQAEQMIEAGQVQVNGAVAHLGQRADPSCDRIEVNHQPLQAHHRPAQHYLLLHKPLGMVSTCADPRDRPTVLSALPPELQAVGIHPVGRLDAYTTGALLLTNDGDFTFRLTHPRHDVSKTYRVRLEGQPSPEAIAAWRQGIYLDGQLTRPAQVRMISSGLNQTQLEVILQEGRNRQIRRMAQALGHRVLDLHRTAVGSVLLGNLGVGAYRALSSAEIEALLAESSVQSAPQQTASVPR, encoded by the coding sequence ATGGCAGAGCGGCTACAGAAAATTCTCTCCCAGTACGGGGTTGCCTCCCGACGCCAGGCCGAGCAGATGATTGAGGCCGGGCAGGTGCAGGTCAACGGGGCCGTGGCTCACCTGGGCCAGCGGGCCGATCCCAGCTGCGATCGCATCGAAGTCAATCACCAACCCCTCCAGGCCCATCACCGTCCCGCCCAGCACTACCTGCTGCTGCACAAACCCCTGGGCATGGTCTCCACCTGTGCCGACCCCCGCGATCGCCCTACGGTGCTCAGCGCCCTGCCCCCCGAACTGCAAGCCGTAGGCATTCATCCCGTGGGGCGGCTCGACGCCTACACCACGGGAGCCCTGCTGCTCACCAACGACGGAGATTTCACCTTTCGCCTCACCCATCCCCGCCACGACGTTTCGAAAACCTATCGAGTGCGGCTGGAGGGGCAGCCTTCGCCAGAGGCGATCGCCGCCTGGCGGCAGGGGATCTACCTCGATGGTCAACTCACCCGTCCCGCCCAGGTGCGGATGATTTCCTCCGGGTTAAACCAGACTCAGCTTGAAGTGATTCTTCAGGAGGGGCGCAACCGCCAAATTCGCCGTATGGCCCAGGCCCTGGGGCATCGGGTGTTAGACTTACACCGAACTGCGGTGGGCTCAGTTCTGCTGGGCAACCTAGGTGTGGGGGCTTACAGGGCTTTATCATCTGCCGAAATTGAGGCATTATTAGCTGAGTCATCGGTTCAATCAGCCCCTCAGCAAACTGCCTCCGTCCCTCGTTAG
- a CDS encoding PAS domain-containing sensor histidine kinase produces MSIFVYLLGLATGALLLVWQRRQQRCRERRLIKILQAADWPSALGQVEQLVQTQPQQQRQLRSLGTSRDTLERILQTAPIGYLQVDEENQLIWCNDQANRLLKMNQPLTGPVQRRRLLLEVARSYELDALIEETREKQAHCQREWMLYQISPDPLHPKEEPTYPLRGYAIPLDRGEVGVFLENRQEAALLVQQRDRWTSDVAHELKTPLTSIRLVAETLQPRVDESQRRWLDRLVNETIRLSNLVEDLLNLSRLQGDQFQGLSLKPVDLPPLIQRAWVSLEPLAEVKGLQLAYDGPRHCLASLDEPLFHRVLLNLMDNAIKHSPNRASVYVRLMAPGAALSPGFDGDDPGVDALILDVMDTGSGFNAKDLPYIFDRFYRADPSRSRTVADLAPVAPGTVTEVSRGTGLGLAIVSQIVEAHNGTITAANHPDLGGGWLRLRLPLPQTD; encoded by the coding sequence TTGTCTATTTTTGTGTATTTGCTGGGGTTAGCTACAGGAGCGCTGCTGCTAGTTTGGCAGCGGCGGCAGCAGCGGTGCCGTGAGCGTCGCCTAATTAAAATTTTGCAGGCCGCTGACTGGCCCTCGGCCCTCGGGCAGGTAGAGCAGCTGGTGCAGACCCAGCCCCAGCAGCAGCGGCAGCTGCGATCGCTAGGCACCAGTCGCGATACCCTAGAGCGCATTCTACAAACGGCTCCCATCGGCTATCTCCAGGTCGACGAAGAAAACCAGCTGATCTGGTGCAACGATCAGGCCAACCGCCTGCTCAAGATGAATCAACCGCTCACCGGGCCGGTGCAGCGCCGCCGCCTTTTGCTAGAAGTGGCCCGCTCCTACGAGCTAGACGCCCTGATCGAAGAAACCCGCGAAAAGCAGGCCCACTGCCAGCGGGAGTGGATGCTCTACCAAATTTCTCCAGACCCGCTGCACCCCAAAGAAGAACCCACCTATCCGCTACGGGGCTACGCCATTCCCCTCGACCGGGGGGAAGTCGGCGTGTTTTTAGAGAACCGGCAGGAGGCCGCGCTGCTGGTGCAACAGCGCGATCGCTGGACTTCTGACGTTGCCCATGAACTCAAAACTCCCCTCACCTCTATTCGACTGGTGGCTGAGACCCTCCAGCCCCGCGTAGATGAAAGCCAGCGCCGCTGGCTTGACCGCCTGGTGAACGAAACGATTCGCCTCAGCAACCTGGTTGAAGATCTGCTGAACCTCAGCCGTCTGCAGGGCGACCAGTTTCAGGGGTTGAGCCTCAAACCGGTAGACCTGCCCCCGCTGATTCAGCGAGCCTGGGTGAGTCTCGAGCCCCTGGCCGAGGTCAAGGGGCTCCAGCTCGCCTACGACGGCCCCCGCCACTGCCTGGCCAGTCTGGATGAACCCCTTTTTCACCGAGTGCTGCTAAACCTGATGGACAACGCCATTAAGCACAGCCCCAACCGCGCCAGCGTATACGTGCGGCTGATGGCCCCTGGGGCGGCCCTCAGTCCTGGCTTCGACGGCGACGACCCCGGGGTCGATGCCCTGATCCTCGACGTCATGGATACGGGGTCAGGCTTTAACGCCAAAGATTTGCCCTACATCTTCGATCGCTTTTACCGGGCCGATCCCTCCCGCAGCCGCACCGTCGCTGACCTGGCTCCGGTAGCCCCCGGCACCGTCACCGAGGTCAGCCGCGGTACAGGGCTGGGGCTGGCCATTGTCAGTCAAATTGTCGAGGCCCACAACGGCACCATCACCGCCGCCAACCATCCCGATCTGGGGGGCGGCTGGCTGCGGCTGCGGCTGCCGCTGCCCCAGACCGATTAG
- a CDS encoding RodZ domain-containing protein, translating into MKIKELVDPNALYREQLSELGTLLRSARQQQGHTLEAMAEKTLIRPTLLSAIEQGDLDGLPEPVYIRGLLRRYGDALQLDGETLASQFFTPPRIQRTSWKESPAAQLRPLHLYGAYFLLLVAAVSGLSYVLRQTAPEVTVLPPLNPLDGSLETDSASPNAAAGPAPTAAQPEEPQAPIKVRMTLTAQSWLRITSDGSTEFEGILQPGDTRLWTADQALTIRAGNAGAVMVSYNDKQAEALGQPGMVREITYSPVEAISLAW; encoded by the coding sequence ATGAAGATAAAAGAGTTGGTTGACCCCAATGCCCTCTATCGAGAGCAGCTCTCGGAACTTGGCACCCTGCTGCGATCCGCCCGTCAGCAGCAGGGGCACACTCTAGAGGCCATGGCTGAAAAAACCCTGATTCGCCCTACTCTGCTCAGCGCCATTGAGCAGGGCGACCTCGATGGTCTCCCCGAGCCGGTATATATTCGGGGTCTTCTGCGCCGCTACGGCGATGCCCTCCAGCTCGATGGGGAAACCCTGGCCAGTCAATTTTTTACTCCTCCCCGCATTCAGCGCACCTCCTGGAAAGAGTCTCCAGCGGCCCAGCTGCGCCCCCTGCACCTCTACGGAGCCTATTTTTTGCTGCTGGTAGCGGCCGTCAGTGGGCTGTCCTATGTACTGCGGCAGACCGCCCCAGAGGTGACCGTACTGCCTCCCCTCAACCCGCTAGATGGGTCTCTAGAGACCGATTCTGCTAGCCCCAATGCTGCCGCTGGGCCTGCCCCTACCGCGGCCCAGCCAGAAGAGCCCCAGGCCCCCATCAAAGTCAGAATGACCCTCACCGCTCAGTCCTGGCTGCGGATTACCTCCGACGGCAGCACCGAGTTTGAGGGAATTTTGCAGCCGGGCGACACTCGCCTGTGGACCGCAGACCAGGCCCTGACCATTCGGGCCGGCAATGCCGGAGCGGTGATGGTCAGCTACAACGACAAGCAGGCCGAAGCCCTGGGTCAACCGGGCATGGTGCGCGAAATTACCTACTCGCCGGTCGAGGCGATCAGCTTGGCCTGGTAG